The Natranaerobius trueperi genome segment GTTTGTCGCTAACTTTGTTGGTCAATCAAATATTTTAGAAGGTAAAATGGGAAAAGATGAACAGTCTGTAATAACTGATATAGGAGTAATACCATGTAATCACACTCATGGCTTTAAAGAAGGAGAAGAAGTATATATATCCATTAGGCCTGATAGTTTAGAGATGGATAATACAGGTAAGATTGCAGGAATTATAAAAGAAACTATTTTTACAGGTGAATCTATTGATGCTATAGTTGAGGTAGAATTAAATGATGGATCTAAAAAGGATTTGTTAACTCATATTCACCCAGAAGAAGAAGTTAAAGAGGGCGATAAGGTTAGATTCAAAGTACTTCCTCATTTTGTTGCAGTTATTAGACATGATTAATAATTTAAATTTTAAAGGATGGCTAAAAAGTCATCCTTTTTATTATTGATAATTCCACAAGTAAAAAGTCAGTTGTGAACAGTATGTGAATAAAAATTGTGAATAATGTGGATAACCCTGTGGAAAACCCTGTGTTTTTTGTGGATTAACATGGGGAAAATTAAATTACTTGTTAATAATTAAAAAATTTAATAATTCTTTAAATTAAATTGTGGATAAAAAAAGACCCCATGTTATAGGTGGGGTCTTTCAAGTTATGAATTATGAAGTAAACTTTTAACAAATTGATCAAATAATGGATGTGGATTTTCAGGTCGAGAATTAAATTCGGGATGAAATTGAGTAGCTACAAACCAAGGATGATCTTTTAGTTCTATTATTTCAACAAGACGTCCGTCAGGGGAAGTACCGGCAAAAATAAGCCCATTTTTTTCTAATTCTTCTGCATAATAATTATTAAATTCATAACGATGTCTGTGGCGTTCATAGATTACTTCATCTTTGTAAGCTTCTCTGGTTTTACTATTTTCTTTTAATTTACAAGGATAAACTCCTAAACGCATAGTTCCACCAAGGTCTTTTACCTCTTTTTGATCAGGTAAAAGATCAATTACTGGGTGATCAGTATTCTCAAAGAACTCAGAACTATGAGCATCCTTAAAGTTACCTACATGGCGAGCAAAATCTATAACTGCACAGTGCATACCAAGACAAATGCCTAAAAAAGGTATCCTATGCTCTCTAGCAAATTTTGAAGCGATTATCTTACCTTCTATTCCGCGGTCCCCAAAACCTCCTGGTACCAAAATACCATCTAAGTTCTCAAGCTGCTTAATTCCATTATCTTTTTCTAATTCTTCTGCTTGAATCCATTTAACTTTTACTTCGGTGTCATGCTTAAAGCCAGCATGATCTAGGGCCTCTGTAACACTTATATATGCATCATGAAGTGATACATACTTACCAACTAAACCTATTGTTACAGTGTTTTTTAAGTTTTTAATATTTTCTACTAAAGTTTTCCAGCCATTAAGTTCGGCTGGCTCTGTTTGAAGATTTAACCGACTGTTAATCAATTCATCTACACCTTGTTCATTTAAACAAAGTGGAACTTCATAAATGCTTTCTACATCTTGATTTTCAATAACAGCTTCTACATCGATATCACAGAATAAAGCTAGTTTTTCTTTAATTTCTTGAGATAAGTGGTGATGTGTACGACAGATAATCATATTAGGTTGAATTCCTAGGCTTCTTAATTCTTTAACACTATGTTGAGTAGGCTTTGTTTTTAATTCACCTGACTTATCTAGATAAGGTATTAAAGTTACGTGAATATACATTACTGAATCTCTACCAATATCGCTTCTCA includes the following:
- a CDS encoding CTP synthase, yielding MTKYIFITGGVVSSLGKGISAASIGRLLKNRGLNVTIQKFDPYINIDPGTMSPYQHGEVFVTEDGAETDLDLGHYERFINEKLSKINNITTGKIYWSVLNKERKGEYLGKTVQVIPHITDEIKERLYRASKENNADVVITEIGGTVGDIESLPFLEAIRQMRSDIGRDSVMYIHVTLIPYLDKSGELKTKPTQHSVKELRSLGIQPNMIICRTHHHLSQEIKEKLALFCDIDVEAVIENQDVESIYEVPLCLNEQGVDELINSRLNLQTEPAELNGWKTLVENIKNLKNTVTIGLVGKYVSLHDAYISVTEALDHAGFKHDTEVKVKWIQAEELEKDNGIKQLENLDGILVPGGFGDRGIEGKIIASKFAREHRIPFLGICLGMHCAVIDFARHVGNFKDAHSSEFFENTDHPVIDLLPDQKEVKDLGGTMRLGVYPCKLKENSKTREAYKDEVIYERHRHRYEFNNYYAEELEKNGLIFAGTSPDGRLVEIIELKDHPWFVATQFHPEFNSRPENPHPLFDQFVKSLLHNS